The following proteins come from a genomic window of Miscanthus floridulus cultivar M001 chromosome 2, ASM1932011v1, whole genome shotgun sequence:
- the LOC136536026 gene encoding uncharacterized protein: MGGDRSSSSTGNRVQESSLMWPMLTYSNYLEWAMLMQCNYETLEIWETIEPGGEGVKRAQDRQAIGGLLRSVPKEMWAMLGAKKMVKEAWAAVKSMRLGADRVKEAHAQRLLQEFENITFKDGEMVDDFALHINALAEELRGLGESIDDAHVVKKMLRVLPKCYAQIAVSIEILLDVKTLSIEDLVGRLKVAEDRFEVDSVTERTGRLMLSEEEWLSKYRHRLIPESSSSGGG; this comes from the coding sequence ATGGGCGGCGATAGATCATCCTCAAGCACCGGCAACCGCGTTCAGGAGAGTTCACTCATGTGGCCAATGTTGACCTACTCCAACTACTTAGAGTGGGCCATGCTCATGCAGTGTAACTATGAAACGCTCGAGATCTGGGAGACGATCGAGCCCGGCGGCGAAGGCGTGAAGCGAGCTCAAGATCGGCAGGCCATAGGAGGTCTTCTTCGGTCCGTACCCAAGGAGATGTGGGCGATGCTGGGCGCCAAGAAAATGGTGAAGGAGGCGTGGGCAGCGGTGAAAAGCATGCGGTTGGGTGCTGATAGGGTGAAAGAAGCCCATGCCCAGCGACTGCTTCAGGAGTTCGAGAACATCACGTTTAAAGATGGTGAGATGGTCGATGACTTCGCGCTGCACATCAATGCGCTTGCGGAGGAACTGCGTGGGCTCGGGGAGTCCATCGATGACGCTCATGTTGTGAAGAAGATGTTGAGAGTTCTCCCGAAGTGCTATGCCCAAATTGCAGTGTCCATCGAGATACTGCTGGATGTCAAGACCCTGTCAATTGAAGATCTGGTGGGGCGTCTGAAGGTAGCTGAGGACCGGTTCGAGGTCGACTCCGTCACGGAACGAACCGGGCGTCTCATGCTGTCAGAGGAGGAGTGGCTGTCCAAGTACCGTCACCGTCTAATTCCAGAGTCGTCTTCCTCTGGTGGAGGATAG